AAAAGTGTAACTTATTGTACGGGGTCAGAGGAAGCGACCTTGTACGTACATACTGGGTGTTTCACTTAACATGGGCCAAacttttaaaaatatgcaaattccacgtagctgggcacaaccaaggtaatgtttgccgtcgcttgcagatactAAGATTACTTTTTTTGCATTCCCCTGAATGACATCAttattcttaattaattaattaattaattaattaattaattaattaattaatgtaaTTAGAAGAAAATTGTCAATGCGAAAATTAGAGCAACATGAATGTAGGGCAACATgaatgtagagcaacatgagaaattcccgatacagctttctgttgctcaatacgtgctgcataaaagtgtttttgtcGAGCGTGAAATAAGCCTGCGGATagacgcaaaattggcgcgcgactggccgctcgaggcactttttatctaattatctaattaggcggaatgcgaaaagtAATCTGGTTATCTCCCAGCGaccgtgggtgcggcccgcctaGCTTGATGTAGTcaagcctcaggacttttgtaaataaaagttTTCACACGCACACATCTcccagcgacggcaaacaacattaccttggttctgtccgaatacgtagcatttgcacattttaagtttggcccaagttacgtgaaacacctgTATGAAGGACAAACTTGTTGGATTAGTTGGTCTTACATAACTGGCGAGAAAAATTAGTGCTAAAGAGAACTTGTACCCGTCCACTGTTCCTGTGTACGCGTCTTTTTTTAGCTTCAACTCTTTTCACTACTTATGCAAGACGTTGGACATGGTCAGCGTTACAGTGTACCCGCTCCCGAGTCCATCAAACAGGAACAATTTGAGTCCGTGCTCGAAAAACGAGATAGCCATCTCGTTTTTCTTGCGTACTTCTTGAGAAAGCTCTGAAGCAATCGGTGAAACTCTTAGAATACTCGTAAGCACGGCACGTGTTACGGCTTGACCGGAGGTGTAAAATTTTCATTCATCAATCATACAGCAGGGGATTCGTGGAAGACGTGGCATTTGGTACACCGCGGGGGGCGTCGAAGAGATGACTGATCTGGGCCCGTATCCGCAAAAAGCTTTTAAGCTAGAATTGTTCGCTCCAGCGAAgatattaatgcgaaagcattatatgccccatgaggCTTTTAGAAAAGCCTGCGTTGTCCTCAACGAGTGCGACCAAAAATCATCAGCGTGCATTAAGGTGGAGTAAGGTCGGTACAATTAGAtcaaggtggattaaagtgaatTAAATGGGTTAAGGTGGAacaaggttggtacaaattagagcaagttggaataaagtggattaaggtggtaTAAACTGGGTCAAGGTGGACTAAAGTAGAATGAGGCGGATTATGGTGAATTAAGGTTggcacaaattagagcaaggtggattaaggtggactcaagtggattagggtggtttaaggTTGGTACAGATGAGaccaaggtggattaaggtggtaTAAACTGGGTCAAGGTGGACTAAAGTAGAATGAGGCGGATTATGGTGAATTAAGGTTGGCACAAATTAGAgcaagtggattaaggtggattaaggtagagttgtgaaggacacgcgacaatgtatgacgtcacgtatcatggttgtgaccaattaattagagaagtcataatgcttttgcattcaaatCACATAAGGATACTtataagtgactgtcaatttttagTGAGGGTGCCCTGCTAATGACTCAATTGGAGGCCATATTcccaaaaagctttgtgaattaggACCCCAAGCTGTCGTACCCTTGCTGGATGGCGGCTAGTGCGAGCAACCGCGGCCCCGCTGAAACTCTAGCACCTTTACTGCCTGTTCTATCGCCGCGTTTGCTGTCCTTCGCCGCAACAGACGCGGGGGCGCTGAAGACCGACCCCAGGCTGGAGTAGAAATTAGCTGTTCGTCGCCGCAATACGCCGCGCTACAATATTGGAAAGGTGTTTTATTTCTTGGTCCAAGGATAAATTAAGACCACAGTGTGCGCAACATGTGAGAAAAGAATGACGCCCATAAGGTGTGATCGGCAACAAAGAAACACAAGTTTTATCCAGTCGACTTGTTGAAGCAAAGGTCAGAAGGTGTATCAGAACGTCTTTGAGAGCTTCGTTAGTGATTCGCTGAAAATTAGCGTCACACTCTAAAGTGGTTTCTGTTGGGCACCACTCGTTTCAATCCTTCGTTCTTGTGAAATTGACTAGTTCGAATTCAGCGACTTCATGGCCACTTGACGTATTCGCTCCGTCGTTAAGAGGAAGATTTAGCTCGGGATCTGTTATCTAAAGACGTGGTGACACAGAACTAGTCTTCCTCGGCATCCAATGCGCCAAATTTGCTGACGTTTCttgcattaaaaagaaaatttgaatAAACTGTGGGAAGCACCTTTTTTAAATGAATAAATtaatcctggggttttacgtgcccaaaccacgattcGATAATGAGGAATgccatagtggggaactccgaataattttgaccaccaggggatctttaacgtgcccccaatgcacgcgTCTCGGGTGTGTTTGCATTtggcccccaccgaaatgcggctgccgcggccgggatttgatcccgtgacctcctGCTTAGCAACGCATCAccttagccgctaagccaccgcggcaggtctAAGCGcattttttattcaattatatagacacttcaagcggatttttgccgtcgccgtcgtcgtcaccgtgaggttccgtataaaatccaagggcgataaaatcgtcgccgcgcgccgtgtgtgcgagtgaaagcgcgcatatggcaggaagggagggagggatgaaggggggggtgacgctgtgctgcggcaccaaatgcgtatcttgcaaccgggcgcaagggcaactggtgactcaatctcccacgcgaaaggaggaaagcgggaaagcagcgcgggagggagggggggggcggcttctactatgccaacaactgcgcacttTTTGCGCTGGtacgggctgtcgcgcgcaccgtatcttgaaagggatctccacacgactctgacctttgtattcGCTGTGATTTcggccgttcagtttccgttgaagcgatagaccacacgaaccttcgctcgctgcggccgccgcgcttgctcacgccagcgttttgacagtggttgtctgcggtcatcgaatgtAATCTAtcgatgtttgcttgtgcgcgctgacaccacgcttgttaattcaattggtaagcgaatgtgtccaagtttatgcagccgataaatctactatcattactccgtagagctctctactaatttggtatcgcaattgatgcttcacctttcgggcgaaacagcgtcATTTTACAGGCATCCGCTATACCCTTGCCTACGCGGAAAAATTTCTTTGGCACGTAAATTAGAACGCGCCAACACAGGCGTAGCGAAGCATCTCTGCACTCCTGCAATGCCCAAGAATCTGCTCTTGTGAAGAAAGACTTGTTCATTGTTCACTCGagaagaaaaggggggggggaggggtgaacTTTAAACACCGCTAACTGTGTCCGAAAATGTTGTGCTGTCTAGAAAGCAACCGCGCAGAATAAATATTGAACTTCAGTGAAGTCAAAAGTtggacggaaacccgtctggtcgggaatatgcatgacaacaattaaaacggacaccgacaacgaaagtttaaaaatatatatactaaGTCGTTTCAGATCacgcacgggagccttgttcttTTACGATTGGCCTGCCATGATTTAGCCACCAATTTTACGTAATATTTTACTGTATGCATATTGTTTAGAACGAGTATAATCAGGAAAATAAGTAAAACAAAAAGCAATGTTTTTTCTTAAGACCGAATATTCGTGCGTGTGTTATTTTTTCATCCTGCCGTATTTATTTACTGTCATCGTTCTTGCAGGTTCTACCGATGCGTGCGGTACGAGCAGGACTCGTTCTACAGCATCTACGAGTTCAATTGCCCTGAAACGCTCGTCTACGACCAAGCCACCGGAACCTGCAACTACGCCGAACTCAGTGAATCGGAGTGTGTCGCGAATCAACGGCAGCCTAACAACAGCAGTAGCTGGAGCCAGAGTAACCCTGCTTCAGACTCTTCGAGCTGGTCACAGGCCGTAGCTGTTCCCGGGGACGGTCAATGGGGAGACACTCACCAGAACATTGAACAGGGTCAGCAGGAGAGCAGCGCTTGGTCCCAAGTCCAGGGTCAGGAGCCAGTTAATCACGGTCACACACAACGCCAGCCACAAGGTTCGTGGAATAGTCAAGGAGGCAGCCAGGAAGAACCTCGTTGTACCAGGGAAGGTTTCTTCGGACACCCGGATGATTGCAACAAGTTCTACAGGTGTGTTTCGGGTGGCGCTGACTCCTTTGTTGTGTACGTCTTCAGCTGCGGAGAATCCCTAGTGTGGGACGAAGCGCAGAGCACGTGTAATTACCCGTACGCCGTAGAAGGGCGGTGCAAGAACGCAGCGCCTGGCCCCTCCCAACAGCCAACATTCCCTGAACAACCCCAGGGATGGCCGCAACAGGGTACTGGAGGGGGTCGACCCGGGGGAACGTTCCCGCAACAACCACAGGGGTGGCCACAGCAGGGCACTGAAGGTAGCCAGCAGCCAGGAGGCAGCGGAGGAGGCGGACCGCTACCAGGTGACACAAGACCTGGTGACACAAGACCTGGTGACACAAGGCCTGGTGACATTAGACCCGGTGACACGAGACCAGGCGACACACGACCGTGCGACAATCAAACTACCACGGGGCAACAAGGTGGTCCAGCATCCGGACAAGGAACTCCTTCAAATCAAAACTTACCATGTCCCAGGGAAGGTTTCTACCGTAACCCTCAAAATTGCTACAGGTTTTATCGGTGCGTGAGGCGCGAAGGCGGAAGCGGCTTTGCCGTCTACGAATTCAACTGTCCCGAGGGACTAGTCTTCGACGAGAGGTACAGCGTATGTAACTGGCCTTATCAAGCACCGCCCTGCGAAGAAAGCCACTCGGCCCAAATCGCACAACCCGAGCAAGGTGGTCAAGGGCAAGGGGGATCGCCAGGACAAGGAGGTCGGCCAGGCCAGGGAGGCACACCAGGTCAGCCAGGAAGGCCAGGACAACCGGGAACGGGCGGTAGACCGGGTCAGCCAGGACAAGGAGGTCGGCCAGGCCAGGGAGGCACACCAGGTCAGCCAGGAAGGCCAGGACAACCGGGAACGGGTGGTAGACCGGGTCAGCCAGGTAGTCCAGGACGACCAGGAACAGGTGGTACACCAGGACGGCCAGGCAGGCCAGGAACACCGGGGACGGTTGGTACACCGGGACGACCAGGCAGTCCAGGAACACCGGGGACGGGTGGTACACCGGGACGGCCAGGCAGGCCAGGAACACCAGGAGTGGGTGGTACACCGGGACGGCCAGGCAGGCCAGGAACACCAGGGACAGATGGTACACCGGGACAGCCAGGCAGTCCAGGAACACCGGGGACAGATGGTACTCCAGGACGGCCAGGTAGTCCAGGAACACCAGGGACGGGTGGTACTCCAGGACAGCCAGGAAGACCAGGAAGCCCAGGAACAGGTACACCGGGTCAGCCAGGTAGTCCGGGACGACCAGGAACAGGGGGAACACCGGGTCAGCCAGGTAGGCCAGGGCTGCCTCCCCAAGAAGGCACGCCTGGGCAGTCAGGAAGTCCAGGACAAGGTGGCATACCCGGTCAGCCTGGTAGGCCAGGTCAACCAGGACAAGGCGGTACACCTAGTCAACCAGGCACTCCAGGGCAGCCAGGACAAGGAGGTCTACCAGTTCAACCAGGACAGGGAGGAAGGCCAGGTCATCCTGGACAGCCAGGTGGTCCCGGACAACCAGGGCAACCTCCTCTGCCGGGTCAGCCAGTGCCAGCGCAACCTGGAGGACGACCAAGTCAGCCAGGACAGGGAGGCAGCCCAGGACAAGGTCCACTACCCGGACAAGGAGGGCAGCCCAGTGGCTCCAGTCCAAGTCATCCATCGGGAGACGAGAGCGGCCGCGAACAAAGACCATCGTGCCCACAGGAAGGTTTCTTCAGACATCCTCAAAGCTGCTACCGATTTTATCGCTGCGTGAGCGGTAATAGCCAAGGCAATTTTGTGATCTATGAATTTAATTGTCCAGAGGGACTTGTATTCGATGAACGTTACAGCACATGCAACTGGCCATCCGATGCGCCACCTTGTGACGGCGCAGCACCCCCACCTGTAGGCCAAGCACCACCTGCACCTAGTCAGCCAGGTGGTCCTCCTGTGGGACCAGGACAACCTGGAGCTCCAGGACAACCAGGACAGGGTCAACCAGGCCAGCAAGGTCCAATGCAACCAGGACAGGGGCAACCAGGTCAGCCAGGACAACCTGGTCGACCGGACCGACTGCCAGGCCAGCCAAGACCAGGGCGGCCGGGTCAAGGGCAACCGGGACAGCCAGGGAGACCAGGGCCACCACCGCCACCAGGACAAGgacaaccaccaccaccgccaccaggGCAAGGACAACCACCACCGCGACCAGGGCAAGGACCACCAGGCCAGCCAGGACCAGCACAACCGGGACAAGGACAACCGGGCCAGCCAGGACAAGGCCCACCTGGCCCAAGCCAGACAGGAGGACCGAGCAGGCTTCCATGTCCGCAAGAAGGCTTCTTCCGTCATCCTTACAACTGCCATCGGTTCTACCGCTGTGTTGACACTGGCAACGGTTTTGTGGCATACGAATTTAACTGTCCTGAAGGCCTTGTGTTTGATGAACGGTACAGCACTTGCAACTGGGCTGATGCCGCGCCTCCTTGCGACGAAAGGCCACCGCTCGGCATGCCTGCGCCTGGTGGAGGTGGAAGGCCTCAGCCTAGTCCCGGACATCCCAGTCCCGGACAGCCTAGTCCCGGACAGCCTAGTCCCGGACAGCCCAGTCCCGGACAGCCCAGTCCCGGACAGCCCAGTCCCGGACAGCCCAGTCCCGGACAGCCCAGTCCCGGACAGCCCAGTCCCGGACAGCCCACGCCGCGTCCTCCCAGACCTCCGCAGACCCCACCGCCTGCATCGCCACCAAGCAGACCTCAAACACCAGGTGTGCCAACAGGCACCACCCCTCCGGGAACTACAGGCCCCATGACAGAAAGCACTCCTACTACACCGGGTGCTGGCAGCACTCCCACCGAGAGCACAGGGACTACTCCAACAGGAACAGCAGGTACTCCTACCGACAGTACAGGAACTacgccagcaggaacagcaggcaCTCCAACAGGCACAGGAGCTACTCCAACAGGAACTGCTGGCACTCCAACAGATAGCACAGGAACAACTCCTTCTGTAAGCACTGAGACAGGCGCAACTGGCACAATGCCAACTTCACCAGGAAGCATTCCTACCATGCCACCTTCACCTGAACCGATGCCGACAGGTACTGGTAGCGCTGGCGCTGGCACGCCAGGTACCGGCGAAGGCGGCCCGACGCAAGCCCCTCCACAGCCTGGTTCTTTTCCTGGAGGCACGCCCAACGTGAGAGATCCCAATGGACAGCCATCGGGTTATAGCTGCCCCCGAACAGGCTTCTTCAGGGATCCGAGTGACTGCACAAAGTTTTACCGCTGCGTCGACTTTTACATGACAGGCCGAAATTATGTAGTATATCGCTTCGATTGTCCCGAGGGAACTGTCTTCGACGAAAGATACAGCGTATGCAATTGGCCTGACCAAGCCGCGCCTTGCGATCAGACGCCCGGTTCACAACCAGGACAGGGCCAGCCAGGACAAGGCCAACCAGAACCAGGTCAACCAGGACAGGGCCAACCAGGACAGGGCCAGCCACCTCAAGGACAACCAGCACCACCAGGTATATTTACATTTCTTGTTGAGGTTCGTATGCGAATATACGAGGAAACGCACACAGGAACTCAACCCCCCAAAAAAGTGAATATGAAGAGAAATCTTGTTTTACTGAGTGGCCCGTGATTGACACTAAGGAAATCGTTTCGCTTTTTAGTGAAAATCAGGCTTGTTGCTGTTGAATGTACTGCATACGTTAAAGCATTTGCTTCCAAAGCATTTGCTTCCATTTGCTGAATAAGCTTCCAAAGACACACGAAcgaagaaatcgtttttcttaAAATGATTGCAACCACTGCAATCATTTTAAGGaggtttcttgcatttaaaagaaaaggctTAATAACCGTACCTGCATGTAGGACGTAAATTTTCAACTTATACCCCAAATTATATTAGAATTCCTTGAAAATTGATAATTTTAAAGAAGAAAAACTCAAGTATCGATTTACTACTCTAACTCAGCAGTGAGAAAAGATTCTCTCAACCGAAAAGAATCTGTAAACAGCACCGAATGATAAATATAAAGGGGGCAAAATCTATGTATTATACACCGCTCTGAAACATACCGCTAAATTGGGACCAGGCACTCTTTTGCAAAACCGTCGTAATCTTTGTAAAGACTTCACGTAAGCTGTTAACTAATATACCAAATTTGTCAGCTTGAAATGGTAGTGATAGAGCTGGTGTAGTAGCAGGAGGGATTAGCCTAGCATGCTAAGCCAGCAATCGTCCCGCCTGAGCATTTCGTACATTTTTAGGAAATCTGTCTCACCAGACTGTGCCCAACTCCATGTCTCGAAGAAAGGCATAAACAGTCGTAGCATTCTCTTCCTGATTACTGCAGACCTTTCAGGGAACACTAAATCTTCATAGCTCGCGTGTGTAAGGCCTTTCTTTTTCAGACTGTACTGCAACGCCTTTCGCTCCTTGTCAAACTGCGGGTATAACCAGATAAAGTGTTCCCACTTAACCGATCTCGCCAAATAAAGCACAAAGCGTTGAAGCAGATCGTCTTGTCTTAAACAACCAAGCCTGTGTGCAAGCGGAGTTGGGTCTAATGCGATACAGCAGGGTATCGTCGTACTAAGTCCCTCGAGCACACAGGCTTCATGGGAAGATTTGCGGAGCACCTGAAAATGATGGTGGATTGCGTCCTTAGTTTTCTGCAAATTCTTTGGAGCGTTAAATTTTGGCGCACATGATAGCGTTTGAGATGCTCTAACAGACTAAGCTTGCAGAACTGCGGATAGCTGTATTACTTGCGCAGAGTTACAAATTTGTAaccttcgtgcttctattttttttctccagctTACTGATTTCCGACAAATTTTGCAGGAATTCTGAGGCACTAAATCACCATTTCGATTCCTAGCATCACTGGGATTTAACTTTATCATTCAAATAAGACAAATTTCGTTCAAACCGTCCAGTGGTTGCCTCACAAAAACATTTCTATATTTAGCATGTATTATAATAGTGAACTAAGTGCTCTTAAGTATGCAAGTAATAATTTTCACTATTATGCAGTAATATCAGACCAAGCTATTTGCAATTGAAGCATATCAATTTCCAACATATCGCCAGTTTCTCGATGTGCACGTGCTAATGAAGGGGTGGAGAGTGCTCGAGACAATCTCAGATAAATACAACGGCTTGTCACTGACGTAGACGCGAGACAAAGCTTTTATTTCACTCGCGTAAGTAAACGTTAACCATATTACTAGAGGACTTGTCCTCaggttttttttaaatattgagGAAGCAATCAGTGCATGATAAAGCCAGGAGCAAAAGTGATTATGCCAGATATTGTAACAAGTTACGACGCGTTATGACCTAACAGACTAAGCTATAGATATAGCAGCCAAATAGACGTGTCCATCTGCGACGCTCCTGAAATATTGTGTGATTTTATGCTTATACAAACTATTTCGAAGCCTTGCTCTCATGGTTTGTTAGGAAGGTGATTGCTTTTATCTGTGTTAatgttattattatttgatttgaaaacatacatACATTTAACAGTAAAGGGAAAGCGAAGAGCAaactggcaactgccaccggaaggggcacaatgcctgcctactctttagaaaggacGAGACAGAAAtgtagaaatggaagataggaagaaggggaggaaagaggaaagaaaggctTTAAAAAGAGTGGTAATTAGTCTTCAGAACGCACCTACGAGTTTCGAATTATTTGCCTTGTCTTTGTAGATAATTCTACATAAATATCGCCCTTATAGGTCAAGCAAAATTACACATCGGCACAGTGAAAACAATCACTCAGCAATATAGGAGATGAAGCCGATTTGTACCTGACATATTCTTGAGATTAGCGTAACTCAGAACGTATGgaggaaaaataaaaacaagaaacaggAGACACAAGGTGCTtaacttccaactgtttattacATGACGTTATTGAATTGGTTTTATACAAAGTGAACGAAACAAACAACACTGCTTATGTGACATGTGCGGGCAGACCCATAAATGCACATTCCTTGCATGACAGAGATATAGACGCAAGCTCACATACATCACTCTAAATCTTCCTATGACTTCTATTTCTTTAATCTCACGTGCAAGCTGATTATGACTGTCACCCGACAAAGCACATTTGTCGAAGTCAGGGGCACAGCCACAACTCTTCAAAGGAGGATAACGCAAATAAATGAATTTTGTTCTTATTC
This region of Dermacentor silvarum isolate Dsil-2018 chromosome 5, BIME_Dsil_1.4, whole genome shotgun sequence genomic DNA includes:
- the LOC119452894 gene encoding collagen alpha-1(IV) chain-like isoform X4 — encoded protein: MRLQRPTQGALLAAAVLVVSLASARSQGFPCYQEGFYRDPNHCGRFYRCAPVRNRPGVFTLYTFGCPDGTSFDEYHRMCVEPHYDDPCFNQVSRGPAYVPHSSMHPFRAPVRSSFRDGQQLPCRRDGFHAHPYDCNRFYRCVRYEQDSFYSIYEFNCPETLVYDQATGTCNYAELSESECVANQRQPNNSSSWSQSNPASDSSSWSQAVAVPGDGQWGDTHQNIEQGQQESSAWSQVQGQEPVNHGHTQRQPQGSWNSQGGSQEEPRCTREGFFGHPDDCNKFYRCVSGGADSFVVYVFSCGESLVWDEAQSTCNYPYAVEGRCKNAAPGPSQQPTFPEQPQGWPQQGTGGGRPGGTFPQQPQGWPQQGTEGSQQPGGSGGGGPLPGDTRPGDTRPGDTRPGDIRPGDTRPGDTRPCDNQTTTGQQGGPASGQGTPSNQNLPCPREGFYRNPQNCYRFYRCVRREGGSGFAVYEFNCPEGLVFDERYSVCNWPYQAPPCEESHSAQIAQPEQGGQGQGGSPGQGGRPGQGGTPGQPGRPGQPGTGGRPGQPGQGGRPGQGGTPGQPGRPGQPGTGGRPGQPGSPGRPGTGGTPGRPGRPGTPGTVGTPGRPGSPGTPGTDGTPGQPGSPGTPGTDGTPGRPGSPGTPGTGGTPGQPGRPGSPGTGTPGQPGSPGRPGTGGTPGQPGRPGLPPQEGTPGQSGSPGQGGIPGQPGRPGQPGQGGTPSQPGTPGQPGQGGLPVQPGQGGRPGHPGQPGGPGQPGQPPLPGQPVPAQPGGRPSQPGQGGSPGQGPLPGQGGQPSGSSPSHPSGDESGREQRPSCPQEGFFRHPQSCYRFYRCVSGNSQGNFVIYEFNCPEGLVFDERYSTCNWPSDAPPCDGAAPPPVGQAPPAPSQPGGPPVGPGQPGAPGQPGQGQPGQQGPMQPGQGQPGQPGQPGRPDRLPGQPRPGRPGQGQPGQPGRPGPPPPPGQGQPPPPPPGQGQPPPRPGQGPPGQPGPAQPGQGQPGQPGQGPPGPSQTGGPSRLPCPQEGFFRHPYNCHRFYRCVDTGNGFVAYEFNCPEGLVFDERYSTCNWADAAPPCDERPPLGMPAPGGGGRPQPSPGHPSPGQPSPGQPSPGQPSPGQPSPGQPSPGQPSPGQPSPGQPSPGQPTPRPPRPPQTPPPASPPSRPQTPGVPTGTTPPGTTGPMTESTPTTPGAGSTPTESTGTTPTGTAGTPTDSTGTTPAGTAGTPTGTGATPTGTAGTPTDSTGTTPSVSTETGATGTMPTSPGSIPTMPPSPEPMPTGTGSAGAGTPGTGEGGPTQAPPQPGSFPGGTPNVRDPNGQPSGYSCPRTGFFRDPSDCTKFYRCVDFYMTGRNYVVYRFDCPEGTVFDERYSVCNWPDQAAPCDQTPGSQPGQGQPGQGQPEPGQPGQGQPGQGQPPQGQPAPPGPQPPQGPPGGGPQGPGPAPPATDVTSPREPTTPEASGLSCPDAGFFRNPQDCHRFYRCVDQSESGGGFVVYEFNCPAGLVFDERISVCNWPQDAPPCDGGQGQGPTVGAAPVPPSRPPGQPPSRPPSRPPSQPPSHPPSQPPSQPPIQPPSQPPSQPPIRPPSQPPSQPPSQPPSQPPSQPPSQPPSQPPSQPPSQPPSQPPSQPPSQPPSQPPSQPPSQPPSQPPSQPPSQPPSQPPSQPPSQPPSQPPSQPPSQPPSQPPSQPPSQPPSQPPSQPPSQPPSQPPSQPPSQPPSQPPSQPPQGESCRPQCSRTGFFRNPSDCTKFYRCVDFYQNATYVVFNFDCPEGLVFDERYSVCNWPHDAPACDGSSDPSAAGSCAPSPGPSPPQQPSPPQQPQPGPPQQPPPRPPPSHPMPPPRPADSSVCSREGFIRDPADCHKFYRCVDPYQDGKLKAVHFDCPAGLVFDERYSVCNWPHDAPPCDDQPQPQPPPQPQPQPQPQPQPQPQPQPQPQPQPQPQPQPPPRPEPIEATTAPCDKTTAPRYEMTPEVTTPSEATTPSEATTPSEATTPSEATTPSEATTPSEAMTSPEATTPETTMAPTTAATTPAATTEAPTTPAASTMEPTTTPSSRQAKKLDDLILCDKDGNFAFDGDCVHFYRCTGGKSEKAELFKCPDKYYFDTKIGFCRRKRKNFKCDKTPSPDMMARLPPDFMQSAIVAGPGFLWD